A section of the Babylonia areolata isolate BAREFJ2019XMU chromosome 1, ASM4173473v1, whole genome shotgun sequence genome encodes:
- the LOC143274574 gene encoding uncharacterized protein LOC143274574, with the protein MKLYRCLALLLLLLLSLTPALLSAQQQAEGDSSEVRAEVCAAACHDAMHWEICARDSGCHTMEGDAQLFCMDSCLHNGVDCEFTCWDSFDAIMSTCSGRCRSENNNGNGDGDGAQCRKGCFLRQYANQWNGGR; encoded by the coding sequence ATGAAGCTGTACCGCTGCCTcgccctgctcctcctcctcctcctctctctgaccCCGGCCCTGCTGTCAGCGCAGCAGCAGGCGGAAGGAGACAGCTCGGAGGTGCGGGCGGAAGTGTGTGCAGCGGCCTGTCACGACGCCATGCACTGGGAGATCTGCGCGCGGGACAGCGGCTGCCACACCATGGAGGGTGACGCCCAGCTCTTCTGCATGGACAGCTGTCTCCACAACGGTGTGGACTGCGAGTTCACCTGCTGGGACTCCTTCGACGCCATCATGAGCACGTGCAGCGGGCGGTGCCGGTCAGAGAACAACAACGGGaacggggacggggacggggcaCAGTGCCGGAAAGGTTGTTTCCTGAGGCAGTATGCGAACCAGTGGAACGGCGGGCGTTAA